One Desulfovibrio sp. ZJ209 genomic window carries:
- a CDS encoding DHHA1 domain-containing protein: MPLIDAVPEKWRGDARRVADAVRGLDRVLIAAHVNLDGDALGSMAAAGWIFRALGREFTLYSPTGLPATLDFLPLPAKLHTSLSHLPFAPESALLLDCDSPGRLGRELAARVADFPSVNIDHHLGGPGMGTVANWVTPEAAATAQLMACLALALGEPLTGGLADSVALGLITDTGGFCHGNTSADVFELCALLSRGGCRISDLREQLDSGWSMGRVHLWSRLLGRVRLACDERVAVCPVFREDMRECHATKEEMEGLVDWFRRIKGVRVAALLREEGEESCKFSLRSRGWVDVRVMAQALGGGGHRNAAGGTIDLPMAAAEGVLLETVGAALAAQEAAR; the protein is encoded by the coding sequence ATGCCGCTGATTGACGCCGTGCCCGAAAAATGGCGCGGCGACGCCCGCCGCGTGGCCGACGCCGTGCGCGGCCTTGACCGTGTGCTCATCGCGGCCCACGTCAACCTTGATGGCGACGCCCTGGGCTCCATGGCGGCCGCCGGCTGGATCTTCCGGGCCCTGGGGCGCGAGTTCACGCTCTACAGCCCTACCGGCCTCCCGGCCACGCTGGACTTTTTGCCCCTGCCGGCGAAACTCCACACCAGCCTCTCGCACCTGCCCTTCGCGCCCGAGAGCGCGCTTTTGCTCGACTGCGACAGCCCCGGCCGCCTCGGCCGCGAGCTCGCGGCCCGCGTGGCCGACTTCCCGAGCGTCAATATCGACCACCACCTCGGCGGCCCGGGCATGGGCACGGTGGCCAACTGGGTGACGCCCGAGGCCGCGGCCACGGCGCAGCTCATGGCCTGCCTGGCCCTGGCCCTCGGCGAGCCGCTGACGGGCGGGCTTGCCGATTCCGTGGCGCTCGGGCTCATCACCGACACCGGCGGCTTCTGCCACGGCAATACCAGCGCCGATGTCTTCGAGCTTTGCGCGCTGCTCTCCCGCGGCGGCTGCCGCATCTCCGACCTGCGCGAGCAATTGGACAGCGGCTGGAGCATGGGCCGCGTCCACCTCTGGAGCCGCCTGCTCGGCCGCGTGCGCCTCGCCTGCGACGAGCGCGTGGCCGTGTGCCCGGTCTTCCGTGAGGACATGCGCGAGTGCCACGCCACCAAGGAGGAAATGGAAGGCCTGGTGGACTGGTTCAGGCGCATCAAGGGCGTGCGCGTGGCCGCGCTGTTGCGGGAGGAAGGGGAGGAAAGCTGCAAGTTCAGCCTGCGCTCGCGCGGCTGGGTGGACGTGCGCGTCATGGCCCAGGCCCTCGGCGGGGGCGGCCACCGCAATGCCGCCGGCGGCACCATCGACCTGCCCATGGCCGCGGCCGAGGGCGTGCTGCTCGAGACCGTGGGCGCGGCCCTGGCC